A genomic region of Elaeis guineensis isolate ETL-2024a chromosome 9, EG11, whole genome shotgun sequence contains the following coding sequences:
- the LOC105031946 gene encoding LOW QUALITY PROTEIN: uncharacterized protein At3g49055 (The sequence of the model RefSeq protein was modified relative to this genomic sequence to represent the inferred CDS: inserted 1 base in 1 codon) — protein MAQEVLDDDAVLSDIDDDDDTNPAPASSGQPLSTADDRRVHNLLAELEQERRVRKAAEDELSRLQSTHNRLKAFAQDVIRKRDDALREKEDGARSAAQVAGELAEAVRLKDEALRQKDALRSEMESAAQMLVSGIEKVSGKVADFKNFSAGGLPRSEKHTGMPAVAYGVVKRADEIVKELVKQIDAAARSRDAAREQVEQRNYEIAIEVSELEATIGGLREEVSKKGSEIEKLEKLVAERDAKIYIWGRENSELRQFREDFYSKSRSLETKIELQRPLLIDLLNHMSKAYEQIYDIIQIADARTLDQSELLDSLSMGKQLDVDLNLRTLLEASISIYKLAKVAVDKLREKMEEKGQETRALSDKVAELLVEKRHIGTLLRSTLSSKTDKVLQMAENGLREAGIDLRXNGHGRHGVEEREEDEVYTLAGALQNIVKASQLEIVKLQHLVEALRAETSLLKAYVDSQTKEIAQQKQQIKELKEKEQMANESVEGLMMDIVAAEEEIVRWKTAAEQEAAAGRAVEQEFLAQLSTLRQELDEAKQALIDSENKVKFKEETAAAAMAARDAAEKSLRLADLRSTRLRERLEELMQQLEKSENTNDSRNQNSHRYVCWPWQWLGLNFLRYNTDTQGSPNEMELSEPLI, from the exons ATGGCCCAAGAAGTCCTCGACGACGACGCCGTCCTCAGCGACATCGACGACGACGATGACACAAACCCCGCACCCGCCTCCTCTGGCCAGCCTCTCTCCACGGCCGACGACCGCCGCGTCCACAACCTCCTGGCCGAGCTCGAACAGGAGCGCCGCGTCCGGAAGGCCGCCGAGGACGAGCTCTCCCGTCTCCAGTCCACCCACAACCGCCTCAAGGCCTTCGCCCAGGACGTCATCCGGAAGCGCGACGACGCCCTTCGCGAGAAGGAGGACGGCGCACGCTCCGCTGCCCAGGTGGCGGGGGAGCTTGCCGAGGCCGTGAGGCTCAAGGACGAGGCCTTGAGGCAGAAGGACGCCCTCCGGTCGGAGATGGAGTCTGCCGCCCAGATGCTGGTTTCCGGCATCGAGAAGGTTTCCGGAAAAGTCGCCGACTTTAAGAATTTCTCCGCCGGCGGCCTGCCGAGGTCGGAGAAGCACACCGGGATGCCGGCCGTGGCCTACGGCGTCGTCAAGAGGGCGGACGAGATCGTGAAGGAGCTCGTGAAGCAGATTGATGCGGCGGCCAGGTCCAGAGATGCAGCTCGTGAGCAGGTGGAGCAGAGGAACTATGAGATTGCCATTGAGGTCTCAGAGCTTGAAGCAACAATTGGTGGGCTTAGAGAGGAGGTCTCTAAGAAGGGCTCTGAGATTGAGAAACTGGAGAAGTTGGTTGCCGAGAGAGATGCCAAGATTTATATCTGGGGAAGGGAGAATTCAGAACTGAGGCAGTTTAGGGAGGATTTTTATAGCAAATCCAGGAGCTTGGAGACCAAAATAGAGTTGCAGAGGCCATTGCTTATCGATCTGTTGAATCACATGTCTAAGGCTTATGAACAGATTTATGATATTATTCAAATTGCGGATGCAAGGACATTGGATCAATCAGAGTTGTTGGATTCTTTGTCTATGGGCAAACAGTTGGATGTGGACTTGAATTTACGAACTTTGTTGGAAGCATCGATTTCTATCTATAAGCTGGCCAAGGTTGCTGTAGACAAATTAAGGGAAAAAATGGAAGAGAAAGGACAAGAGACAAGAGCTTTGAGTGATAAAGTGGCTGAATTATTGGTGGAGAAGCGGCATATTGGTACCTTGCTTAGAAGCACATTGTCATCAAAGACAGATAAGGTGCTGCAAATGGCAGAAAATGGGCTGAGAGAGGCTGGGATAGATTTGA CCAATGGTCATGGGAggcatggtgtggaggagagagaagaagacgaAGTCTATACattg GCTGGTGCTTTGCAGAATATTGTGAAAGCATCTCAACTTGAGATCGTTAAGCTGCAGCATTTAGTGGAAGCACTAAG GGCAGAGACTAGCCTACTTAAGGCATATGTGGATTCTCAAACAAAAGAGATTGCTCAGCAGAAGCAACAAATTAAAGAACTTAAGGAGAAGGAGCAGATGGCAAATGAAAGT GTCGAAGGCCTGATGATGGACATTGTAGCTGCAGAAGAAGAAATTGTAAGATGGAAAACAGCAGCAGAGCAAGAAGCTGCAGCAGGCAGAGCTGTTGAACAAGAATTTCTTGCACAG TTGTCAACTCTACGGCAGGAGTTGGATGAGGCAAAACAAGCCTTGATTGATTCAGAGAACAAGGTCAAGTTTAAGGAAGAGACCGCAGCTGCAGCAATGGCTGCAAGAGATGCAGCTGAGAAATCTTTGAGGCTTGCAGACCTAAGATCAACAAGGCTGAGGGAGAGGTTGGAGGAGCTGATGCAGCAGCTTGAGAAATCTGAAAATACAAATGATTCGAGGAATCAGAACAGTCACAGATATGTTTGTTGGCCATGGCAGTGGCTAGGGTTAAACTTTCTAAGATACAATACTGATACACAGGGAAGTCCTAATGAGATGGAACTCTCAGAACCCCTCATCTGA